The genomic DNA CGCTTAAGCTTAATTTCTTCTTAAACGGCAGCACATCTAAAGACAAATCCGGCGTAACCACGGCGGTAATTAACGGCGCCTGACGTATAAGCAGGTTTTCACCTTTTAAATGCAACTGAATGCGGGGATCATCTTTCCAATTTACACTACCAGTCAATGCACCTGCACCTTGACCACTATTAAATGCACCGTTAATGGTAGCGTGATCCTGACGAATGGAAGAATAGACCTGAATATTGGTTAAATTCACCGGCAAGGAAATCATGCTGATGGCGCCATCTTTCAGGCGCATTTCACCGTTCAATAAAGGCTGCGTTAAGGTACCACTAATTTTTCCAGCAAAAGACAAGTTGCCCGCCAGGGAACGAACATCCCGCATAAACGGTTTAAAGACTTTCAGTTGTACCTGATCGAAGGCGATCTCACCGCGCATCGGCATCCTGTCTTTATAAGGGTCTATAATGACATTGGCATAACCGGTACCAATTTCAGGGGTTTTAACATCTAAACGAACCTGTAAACCCGCAGCAATACTTTTTGCCACCACAGCAATTTCATTATATTTAAGTGTAGATCCTATATCTTGTGGATCTTCAGCTGCCAGCCCAATCACGCCATTACGGCTAACCAGTCTGGCATCAATTTTTGGCTTGCTGCCTTGTGCCCAGGCTGCTTTGGTATAGCCATTGACCTTACCGGTAATTTCCAGACCTTCTGGCATAAAGGCAGCAAAGTCATTTAAATCGACATTTCGGGTAATAAATGAAACATTACCTCTAGTTTTACTGACCCGAATCGGTTGGTCAAAACACAACTGGCTTTGTTGACTCGACCAGCAATGTGCTCCGACAAATAATTCGCTTTTGGCAGAACTGTAAATCACCGAGGCATTTTGACGTTGTACCAAACGTGCACGCAAGGAGTCAAAATCACCTTTCTGGATTTGTCCCAACCAGTCATTCTGTGCATTAAAACCACCGGCCAATTGCACATAAAATTTAGACAGTCTGTTTTGTGCCTGTACTTTCAGGATATGGGCCTTACGCGTTCCGGCCAGTGAAATTTCACCCTGCTGAATCTCACGCCTACCACTACGCAAGTTTTCCATTTTGGCAGTCATCAAGGTCGGGGTCGACTCAGAAGTCGGCAGCTCGCCTTGTACACGTAATTTTTTAACACTGAATAACTGGTTAAAACCGAAATCGTCTACCGCCAGATTGGCCGTCGCTTGCAGACGTGGTTGTGATTGCACATTTAAATAGCCATAAGCACGGCCACGAAGTCCACTGTATATTTCATACAAGGCCGGTGCATTGATTTTCAGTCTTAAGTTCTGGGCATTACCAGTAGCCTGAACCTGATTTTTTGCATAAGAAAGATACAAGTTGTTCGCTTCAAACTGTTGTGGCAGGAAGCCTTTTTGATTTGAATTAATCACCATCGCTAGATTTCCTGTTCCGCGAACAGGTTTATTGTTGATGATACCGGCTATATTCAGTTTCTGGATATTAATACGTTTTAAGCTGTCTGACCAAACCCCTTCAGTTTTCACGTTACCGGATAATTCACCGCGCACAGACGAGACAAAATAATGCGGTTTAAAACGTACTAAAGAGGCATTGATATTCCAGCCCAAACCATTTTTAAGATAGACCAGACCACTGGCATAAATTTTTCCGGCAATACCTGAATGTTTCAGTTCATCGACTTTAACCAGTTCAGGTGTACCGGAGATCTTGAACTTGAGCATGCCTTCGCTGGCCGGAATTTGACTGGCATTGAGTGCGCCATCATAGTTGACGGCAAAACTTTTAAATGCACCACCCGCTTTTTGGGTATTAAATAAAAGGGCGATGGTGCTACGACCAGTTAAGCGTACTGTTTCGTTATTATTTTGCTGCGCCAGGCGCCCGGTTAAATTAATCGCATTCAAATGAATAATCTGCTGATTCGGTTTGGCAAAACCATTGGCTTTTACCTGACCATTAAGCAAATTCACCGGTGCAGCTGCTGCAACAGTTTGCGGATTAAAATCTTTGGCATTGAGAATGGCATTCCATTTAAATTGACGTTTTTTGGTCGGAAAATCTACTTTAGCACTACCGCTTAAACTGCTTTTACCTGCCACATAACTAAAACTCGGGATATTCAAGTCATTATTTTTGAAATTAAGCTGGGCGGTATACAGACCTTCAGGCAACACACCCTTATCATTTTGGGTGACCGCTGTAGCGACATGAATATCCTGCTTGCCTTCAACCAGCGCCAATTTGACATCGCCCGATTTACTGCTTAACCAGCCTACATAAGGCACGGCACGATCAATATTTTGCCAGGCCACATTCAGCAGCATCGGATTGAGTTTTTTGCCTTTTTGTTCGGCCTGATCGAGCTTTAGATTCCATGTTTCATAACGGTCAAAATCTACCAATGCGGTTAAATGCAGACCATTTTGCAAACGGCCTTTAGAGGCAATTTTGGCATCCAGAGTTGGCGGTAGAAAGTCTTGGATGATTTGCGGAATCAGTTTATCTTTGGGATTAATTTTATCGACACGGCCATTCATGTCCCAGGTGACATGATCTTTCCAGCTCACCACGCCTGCAACATTCACCGCACCACTCATCAACTGACCATTTAAATTGCTAATGTCGAGCTGATGTACCAAGTCGGTATGCATACTGCCGTTATATTGACCTTGCGGAATATTTTTACCGCTTAAATCTGTAATGGCATCGATATTTAAACGCTGAATATCACCATTAAATTTAGCCACGCCATTTTTGGTATATAGCTCTTGTTCCTTCAGCAATGGCCAATGATATTTTTTAAAATTTAACTCGCCAAACATCGGCACATGTTTGCGTACCGGATGCAGTACCACCCAACCGGTTAACAGGTCTGGGGTATTGGTCGCTACACCGGCCTGAATCGTATCTAAAGATCCAGTTGCAACTACTTTAATATCATGAATATTTAGATTTTTATGCAGTGCAGGTATGTTCAGATCACCCACAGCATGTAAAGGGTATTTCCCTTCAAACTTCATGTTGCCCGTAGCATTTTTCACCGAAAGATAGCCCATATCCATTCGGGAATCTTCGAACTTCAGTTCAGTACCTGACCAAAGTGCGTCATTCAGGTGAATATCGTGAAACTTTACACTTGCCGAAGCAGTCTTAATCAGCAGATGATCGACATCTGCAGTGTCTAGACGCAAAACAAAGGGCAAACGGATTTCATTAAATTTAAATGGTTTATCACTCGGTGGATGTTTGGTGATAATTTGCAGATTACGTACATCGGCACGATTTAGATGAATTTCTTTTTTAAGAATGGCACGCCAGCCCAGAGTGACATCTGCTCGGTCAATCTTCACGTCTACAGGTTTGAGCGTGACCAAAATATTTTTTAGGATAATACCGCTGAGCAGATTGCCGCCTTCATATTCATAATGAATAATTTGCTGACGCTCTAAAACACGGTCCAGTAAAAACTTGCTGCCTTTATCGGTACTAAACATCACGGCGAAAGAAGCAATCAGCAACACAAACACGATAAGTAATGTGAATAGCACACTCCTTAAAATACGACGCTTTTTCGGTCTAGGTGTTTCCGTTTCCGGTTGCTGTTCTACTTCAGCCATAATACTCTCTAAAAACTAAGATTTATAAAAACCAGTATTTATAATTGTGAACCAATAAAGAAATGCAGACGTATTGGATGATTGTCATCAGAAATACCTGAAGCAACATCTATACGAATAGGGCCAATTGGCGATGCCCAACGCAGCCCCAAGCCCATACTGTATGCAGTAGGCGTATTGAAATCTTTATCATAAGCATTGCCGACATCGCTAAAAATGGCTGCACGCCAACCTTCTTTAAATTGATAGTTATATTCAAGTGATCCCACAGCCAGAGCCTGACCACCGATTTTAAATCCATTTTCTTCCGGCGATAGACTTTTATAGTCAAAACCGCGTACTGTCTGATCACCACCAGTAAAGTAACGCAGGTTATAAGGCACCTTGCTAAAATCTTGAGTCAAGATATAACCCAAATCGCCACGCCCGACAAACTGGTGACTATCATTTTCACCCAATGAATAAATAAAACGCCAGCCTGCATTGAGAATGGCCATATCAGCATCAGACAATAATGACTCACTGCCAAGTTCGACCTTATAGGTCTGCTTAAAGCCTTTACCCGGATTGACCCGTTTATCGCTGGTCGCAAGTGATGCCTCATAACCCAACAATAAAGATTGCTGCTGGTCATTGGCATTGGCAATAAAGGCATCCGGAATTTCATTGGTATTAATGGTTCCCTGTTGGGTAATCTGATCCAAACGATAACGGAGACCAAAAGTATGTTGCCAGCTACCACGCGGTCTTTTAATAATTCTGTCAGCACCAGCCACAGCAGATTCAATCTTCAGGCTATTCCCCTGTGCCACGTCATCACGTTCTTCACGTTCATAACCGCCAACGATACTGATGTAGTCATTGATAGGATCGTGATAGGGAATATTATAACGTCCGTCGATAGACTGGCGAATTTGCGACACTTCCATGTTGGCATCAAAAGAATGTCCACGGCGGTTGACGATGGCACGGCGGTACTGAGCACGTAATCGTGCTCCTGTATCGGAACCATAACCTGCCCCCAGTTCTGCACTATTTAAACGATCAGCATTTAAAGTTACGATCACTGGAACTTTCTTCTCTTCACGTGCCTGAACTTTTAAACGATCTTCTTCAGATTGTCTGGTTTCCTGCTGTGCACGCATCTGACGAAGATTTTCATCCCCTTCAGTTTCCTCTTGACCCGCAAACTGGGTTTCATCGGCTACAGATTGGGTGACTTCTTTAGCGGAAGCGACCCGTTTTTTATCCTGAACGCTAGCCTCACTTTCAGATATTTTTTGCTGATCGACCAAAGCCTGAATATCGGGCGGCAGTTCCAGCGCTTTCTCAACTGGATCTGGATGTATTGCATCCACCAGAGTGTAATTAAAATAACGCGAGTTGGTGAGGTTATTGGCTAAACCATTGACACGCCAGAAAGTATAATCGGCACCATCCTCCCAGGAAACCATACTTTGCAGAACATCCATATCAATTGGAAATGGCTGTGACGGATCACTCATGCGGAATTCGACTGGGCCTAACTTGTAGCGTTCGCCCGTTTCATAGCGCAGGTTCACATCGACAGTATTTTGTGGCTGGGCTACTTTTACATCATGCAGGCGCCAATAGCTGTCAAAGTAACCGTTGTTGGTTGCGGCATCGCTAATACGGTTTTTGGTTTCCTCATATAGACCATGGTTGAAAATATCGCCTACATCCTGATCGGGCAAAAGCCGGATCACCTGAAACTGGGGCTGGTTTTCTCCTGCACCGCTAAATTCAATATTCTGTGCTTTAATCTGTACCGGTGCATTTGTCGTTACTCTGACCCGAACACGACTTTCACTGAGTTTCTCGAATTTAAATTCGGCATTATAAAAGCCAACTGCTTGTGCAGCCTGATTTGACAATGTCCTCAGCTGCGGCAATGCTGAAGGGAAATCACTAAAAGATTCCCGGGTAAAACTGGAAAGTTTAGCTCTGATATTTTCTTTCAGATTTTCCATAGCCTGCGCATAAGCTTTGGCTGAAACATCGCTACTATTTGCTGTAGGGACAATAATCACATCGGCACTGATACGATCCAGCTTGGCAGTATTTAGCTGACGCGGCGGGCGTATTTTATATAACCAGCGTTTAAAGAAATTCGGTTCTTCAATTTCATCAGTGGGGGCCAGTTCAGGTAAAGTTTTACCGGCTGCATTGGCTTCAACCACAATCTGGCTATCTGCCTCAATATTCGACATCAACTGATCGATATTTACCGGTGCCTGATTAATTTCAACCAACTCTTGTTGTGTGGCATCAGAAACGGCTACTTCTGTGCTCTGACCGGCGCGGTATTGCTGGGCTTCTCGTTTCGCCTCTTCGGCAACCCGAAAAATTTCATTTGCCATTTCTGCATTGACAGGGGTTATCGGCAGTTCTTCCAGATCTTCAAATTCAATCGGCTTGAATTCTTCCAGAGGTTGGGTTGCCTGTTCTTGCTGCTCCAGCATTTGCAAGCTATCAGGTTCAATCGGAGTTTGCTGAATGTTTTCTGGCTTTTCCAATTCTGCACTACTGCCCACACCCTGCTGAATAGCTTCATTTTTGAGTTGTTGCTGAAATTCCGCTTCAGTGATGATGCTATTTGGCTGAGTCACTTGTGCAAAACCGTGTTGAGCCAGTAACATGAGTAAAATACTGAGTCCGAATCGTTTATGCTCATTGTTCCACTGTAAAATGGAATTGACGCTTAAAGTAAGCGTCGTCTTTTTAAAATTCAGTTTCGAAAGCATAAAAAACTCTAAACTCATATAATATTTGTAATGGAAATGCCCAATGAAAGCTCGCTAACAAACTCAAATCTATTGGAATTTTCACTAAAGTATAGGTTAAAAACATCATACATGATTTTTATAGTGTTTTACCAAATGCTCACATTTCTTAATAAAACTTAATGAAGTCCACAAACCATGGAAAAAAATGAACATCTCTTAGGCACACGCCGGTTTTTACCGATGTTTGTCACTCAATTTTTTGGTGCCCTGAATGACAACGTGTATAAACAAGCCTTGTTACTGGTCATTACCTATGGTTGGATTAGCCAGCAAACTGCCAGCGTAAGCACACTGAATAACCTTGCAGCCTTGTTGTTTATTTTACCCTATTTCATTTTCTCTGCCACAGCCGGACAGATTGCCGACAAATACGAACGTTCACAACTTGTACGGGGCATCAAGATTCTCGAAATCGTGATTATGCTGATTGGCTCGGCGGGTTTTTTACTCGGTCATTTGTGGCTTTTATTATTAGCTTTATTTTTAATGGGTACTCACTCGACTTTCTTCGGGCCAATCAAATATGCCATTTTGCCAGAAATTTTAAAGCCCAATGAATTGATGTCCGGAAATGCCTTATTTCAGTCAGGAACTTCTATTGCCATTTTAGTCGGGATGATTTTAGGCGGTGCGGTCATTTCTGCCTCGGACGGCAATTTGTTGTGGATCAGCTTAACGATTGTGACGATTGCCTTGCTGGGATATTTTTCCAGTCGTTTCGTATTAAAGCAAAAAGTGACTTCACCAGACGTACACATTGACTGGAACTTTTTTAGAACCAGCTTTCAAACTCTGGGTTATGCCAAAAGTTTACCAATGGTGTTCCTGATTTTACTGGGCAATTCCTGGTACTGGTTTTATGGCGCAACCTATCTCACTCAAATTCCGCAGCTGACTCAACAAAACCTGCATGCTTCTGAAAATGTAGTCAGCCTGCTATTAACGTTCTTCTCTGTCGGGATTGGCATCGGTTCGTTATTGTGCCGCAGAATTGGCGGTACAGAAGTCAATTTGAAAATGGTTCCGATAGGAGCGATTGGCTTAACCGTGTTTGCTTTTTATCTGGCAGCCAGTTTGGCTTTTGTGCCAGAACGTAGTGGTGAATTGCTCAGCTTGAAAGATGTTTTTACCCAAGGCTGGAGTTATTACCATGTCATGCTTGCTGTGACATTACTTGGGATTAGTGGCGGTTTTTATATCGTACCGCTTTATGCCATGATGCAGGCTTTTTCGCCGCCATCACATCGCGCACGTGTAGTTGCTGCAAACAACATTCTCAATGCCATATTCATGGTATCCTCTGCTATATTTTCTATTATCATCTTAAGTGTGCTTAAGATTGATATTAAAATACTTTTTAGTATCACAGCGATTCTAAGCGCCATTTTCACTACATGGCTCTTGTTTAAGCTCAAGCCCATGCTTGCAGCACAGCAACAAGATGCTTTAGAGGATTAATTTTATGCGCCAATATACCGGTATTGACAAATTTATTCATTCATTTGACCAGGCGCTACGCAGCCTGGTTCCGGGCACAACCTCTGCACACCGTGAAAACCCGGGAAATGAAGTTGAAACCAAACTCGGTGTCAGTGAAGCGCGCCATGTGGCCGGTTTAATGCGGGTCAATCATAGCGG from Acinetobacter sp. CS-2 includes the following:
- a CDS encoding translocation/assembly module TamB domain-containing protein codes for the protein MAEVEQQPETETPRPKKRRILRSVLFTLLIVFVLLIASFAVMFSTDKGSKFLLDRVLERQQIIHYEYEGGNLLSGIILKNILVTLKPVDVKIDRADVTLGWRAILKKEIHLNRADVRNLQIITKHPPSDKPFKFNEIRLPFVLRLDTADVDHLLIKTASASVKFHDIHLNDALWSGTELKFEDSRMDMGYLSVKNATGNMKFEGKYPLHAVGDLNIPALHKNLNIHDIKVVATGSLDTIQAGVATNTPDLLTGWVVLHPVRKHVPMFGELNFKKYHWPLLKEQELYTKNGVAKFNGDIQRLNIDAITDLSGKNIPQGQYNGSMHTDLVHQLDISNLNGQLMSGAVNVAGVVSWKDHVTWDMNGRVDKINPKDKLIPQIIQDFLPPTLDAKIASKGRLQNGLHLTALVDFDRYETWNLKLDQAEQKGKKLNPMLLNVAWQNIDRAVPYVGWLSSKSGDVKLALVEGKQDIHVATAVTQNDKGVLPEGLYTAQLNFKNNDLNIPSFSYVAGKSSLSGSAKVDFPTKKRQFKWNAILNAKDFNPQTVAAAAPVNLLNGQVKANGFAKPNQQIIHLNAINLTGRLAQQNNNETVRLTGRSTIALLFNTQKAGGAFKSFAVNYDGALNASQIPASEGMLKFKISGTPELVKVDELKHSGIAGKIYASGLVYLKNGLGWNINASLVRFKPHYFVSSVRGELSGNVKTEGVWSDSLKRINIQKLNIAGIINNKPVRGTGNLAMVINSNQKGFLPQQFEANNLYLSYAKNQVQATGNAQNLRLKINAPALYEIYSGLRGRAYGYLNVQSQPRLQATANLAVDDFGFNQLFSVKKLRVQGELPTSESTPTLMTAKMENLRSGRREIQQGEISLAGTRKAHILKVQAQNRLSKFYVQLAGGFNAQNDWLGQIQKGDFDSLRARLVQRQNASVIYSSAKSELFVGAHCWSSQQSQLCFDQPIRVSKTRGNVSFITRNVDLNDFAAFMPEGLEITGKVNGYTKAAWAQGSKPKIDARLVSRNGVIGLAAEDPQDIGSTLKYNEIAVVAKSIAAGLQVRLDVKTPEIGTGYANVIIDPYKDRMPMRGEIAFDQVQLKVFKPFMRDVRSLAGNLSFAGKISGTLTQPLLNGEMRLKDGAISMISLPVNLTNIQVYSSIRQDHATINGAFNSGQGAGALTGSVNWKDDPRIQLHLKGENLLIRQAPLITAVVTPDLSLDVLPFKKKLSLSGKVDVPRALISMPEASAPVINVSSDVRIVREGQDQLAILRAARPWDIRADVMVNLGNQVIFQGFDSRIPLAGRLYLSQRGLETAMRANGAIGVSQRVKIEAYGQSLDLNRSIARFNGPLYNPTLDIDANKTVQGSLVGVRVTGTATSPNIQVYNDAGLSEQEALNAIITGRINEGASGISQEAGFKSDVNNTIAAAGISMGLGGTRALTNQIGRTFGLSGLALDAQGTGDDTQVSVTGYITPDLFIRYGVGVFTPVNKLTLRYQMNKRLYLEASQSLERAIDVFYNWRF
- a CDS encoding autotransporter assembly complex protein TamA, translated to MLSKLNFKKTTLTLSVNSILQWNNEHKRFGLSILLMLLAQHGFAQVTQPNSIITEAEFQQQLKNEAIQQGVGSSAELEKPENIQQTPIEPDSLQMLEQQEQATQPLEEFKPIEFEDLEELPITPVNAEMANEIFRVAEEAKREAQQYRAGQSTEVAVSDATQQELVEINQAPVNIDQLMSNIEADSQIVVEANAAGKTLPELAPTDEIEEPNFFKRWLYKIRPPRQLNTAKLDRISADVIIVPTANSSDVSAKAYAQAMENLKENIRAKLSSFTRESFSDFPSALPQLRTLSNQAAQAVGFYNAEFKFEKLSESRVRVRVTTNAPVQIKAQNIEFSGAGENQPQFQVIRLLPDQDVGDIFNHGLYEETKNRISDAATNNGYFDSYWRLHDVKVAQPQNTVDVNLRYETGERYKLGPVEFRMSDPSQPFPIDMDVLQSMVSWEDGADYTFWRVNGLANNLTNSRYFNYTLVDAIHPDPVEKALELPPDIQALVDQQKISESEASVQDKKRVASAKEVTQSVADETQFAGQEETEGDENLRQMRAQQETRQSEEDRLKVQAREEKKVPVIVTLNADRLNSAELGAGYGSDTGARLRAQYRRAIVNRRGHSFDANMEVSQIRQSIDGRYNIPYHDPINDYISIVGGYEREERDDVAQGNSLKIESAVAGADRIIKRPRGSWQHTFGLRYRLDQITQQGTINTNEIPDAFIANANDQQQSLLLGYEASLATSDKRVNPGKGFKQTYKVELGSESLLSDADMAILNAGWRFIYSLGENDSHQFVGRGDLGYILTQDFSKVPYNLRYFTGGDQTVRGFDYKSLSPEENGFKIGGQALAVGSLEYNYQFKEGWRAAIFSDVGNAYDKDFNTPTAYSMGLGLRWASPIGPIRIDVASGISDDNHPIRLHFFIGSQL
- a CDS encoding MFS transporter gives rise to the protein MEKNEHLLGTRRFLPMFVTQFFGALNDNVYKQALLLVITYGWISQQTASVSTLNNLAALLFILPYFIFSATAGQIADKYERSQLVRGIKILEIVIMLIGSAGFLLGHLWLLLLALFLMGTHSTFFGPIKYAILPEILKPNELMSGNALFQSGTSIAILVGMILGGAVISASDGNLLWISLTIVTIALLGYFSSRFVLKQKVTSPDVHIDWNFFRTSFQTLGYAKSLPMVFLILLGNSWYWFYGATYLTQIPQLTQQNLHASENVVSLLLTFFSVGIGIGSLLCRRIGGTEVNLKMVPIGAIGLTVFAFYLAASLAFVPERSGELLSLKDVFTQGWSYYHVMLAVTLLGISGGFYIVPLYAMMQAFSPPSHRARVVAANNILNAIFMVSSAIFSIIILSVLKIDIKILFSITAILSAIFTTWLLFKLKPMLAAQQQDALED